A stretch of the Aegilops tauschii subsp. strangulata cultivar AL8/78 chromosome 4, Aet v6.0, whole genome shotgun sequence genome encodes the following:
- the LOC109754552 gene encoding ethylene-responsive transcription factor RAP2-3-like — MAPKKTPKGKSGFVGVRAKPSGNFGVEFSDAGRRWWLGTYPTADEAARAYDVAVRHAGRPKTDLNFPDVETRAVAEWLVPQGIQMKEMRVKMAKKRPAVVVAPGESDEATMARFAREHPQYVQAELEHY, encoded by the coding sequence ATGGCGCCGAAGAAGACGCCCAAGGGCAAATCCGGTTTCGTCGGCGTGAGGGCGAAGCCCTCCGGGAACTTCGGAGTGGAGTTCTCTGACGCCGGGCGGCGTTGGTGGCTCGGCACGTATCCAACCGCCGATGAGGCCGCGCGTGCCTACGACGTGGCGGTGCGGCATGCCGGACGGCCGAAGACGGACCTCAACTTCCCGGACGTCGAAACCCGGGCGGTGGCAGAGTGGCTCGTGCCGCAGGGCATCCAGATGAAGGAGATGCGGGTGAAGATGGCGAAGAAGAGACCGGCAGTTGTCGTCGCTCCCGGCGAGAGCGACGAGGCAACGATGGCTCGATTTGCGCGAGAGCATCCGCAGTACGTCCAGGCCGAGCTGGAGCACTACTAG